GAGCAGACTGGAAGAGATGATATATATTCCTCAAGGGGGTCTATACAGGAGGTAATGTTAATTAATAAGCAGGGTGATTCAGTTAGATTACATAAAGATAATTTTTTAGGAGAAGGAATAGAAAAACAATAAGGTCCGTAAGTTTCATCGTATAACAATGGATTTGCATAAAGTTTGGGCAAGGGTCAAGAAGCCTTCTGGGATATGCCCTCACACATTCCTCAACCTAAGATAGGAGCTATCTAAGGTTGAGAAACGTCGCAAATCCCAGACGTTAGCGGACATTTCCTTTTAAGGTATTCCTCTAGGGGGGGGGGATGAGCAAAAAGACTATTGAAGTATGATCTAAAAATAGAATGAGGGATTAAATTGAAAACTAATAGACCAAATGTGATAGCAATTTCAGCGGTTTCCGGTGGTGGTAAAACTACTATTATAAATAACTTGAAAGAGAAGTTACCAAACGTAAAAACATTTTATTTTGATGACTATGATTTTAATGGTCCAAAAGATTTTAAAGAATGGGTTGAAAATGGAGCAGATTATAATGAGTGGGATTTAGACCCATTTATCAGTGATATAAAATGTCTTCTCAGCAATAAATCATCAGTGGAGTGGATCTTATTAGATTATCCATTTGCTTATAAGAATGATTGTATGAGTAAATACATTGACTATGCACTATTTATAGATACACCTTTAGATATAGCTATGGCACGAAGAATTTTAAGAGACTTTGGTAATACATCTAAAAAGAATATAAGTGATGAACTTACATGCTATATGAATTTTGGGAGAGCAGCATATATAGAGATGCTTAATCAAGTAAAACCCAGTTCGGATATGATAATAGATGGTTTGCTAGATATAGATGAAATAGTTAGCTCTATATTACAATCAATAATTAAAGAAGAGGAAACGATCCTCTAACAATAAATTTGCACAAGGTTCGGGCGAGGGTCATAAAGCCTCTTGGGATATGCCTTCACACATTCCTCAACCTAAGATAAGAGCTATCTAAGGTTGAGAAATGTCGCAAATCCGAGACGTTAGAGGAAATTCATTATCTGATAAGAGGAGATTTTATGTTATATAAGAGATTATTGAAGAGGAATCATTTTCAGCAGTTAGAGAAAGAATTGAAGGTTGCTTGTCTAGAAGTAATAGAGAAGTTACGAACTAGTGATGATAATGATGATATCTATGCCTTTGCTCTAGATGTTGATGAGGATTATGGGACGATAGTTATTGCTGTTAATAGTGAGTCACTACTTTCAGCACGGATTCAAGAAGTATATCCTACATATACAGAGGAGCGAATCAATGGTGTTTCTGGATTAAAGTACAACACTGGTGATTTCTCACTAACATATCCTGCAGACAACATGTCTGAGAATTTGAAGGTATTATCAAATACATACTATGACGTCCTTGTGAATGCTGACTACTCAAGATATGAAAAGCAAATATTTCAGTACAAATGTAAGTTCTTAGAGACGATGGTTTCTGTCCTAGACGGCATTAGTGGTGCATTTTCTAAACTGAATACAACGGATGATTTTATCTACTATGTCATTCAGCATGATGTTTCTGAGGAAGATATTCTCAGCTTGATGAGAAGGACAAATTCGTGTAATCGTATTAACTCTATTTTCCCTGAGTTTGAAGGTTTCGACAGTTTTAAGCTGGACATTACTAGTTCTATGAGTAAGCATGAGCAGGTTAAGTATTGGATTCAGTGTTACCTTGATTTTATGATGGAGCATGAATCACAGAGTGTAAGAAGACTTCATAAGCTGAAGAAGAATAGATTCGATGTTAAGAATGAGATTATAGATTTAGGTGAGTATTCAATTGATGAGTTATTGATTTTAGCTGAAAGGTATGGAAGAGAACTTGAACATACCTTTGAGTGGCTAATACCTATGAAAGAAAGACTCAAATTATTGAGAACCTGGACGGATGAAGAAAAGAAGATATATACTTCGAGAACTATTGAAGGTGAGTTGGCAGTTGATTTCTTAATGATGATTAAGGAGATTGGGCGTGTTGATGCTGCGACCACGCAGAGGCTATATAATCTTCTAAATGATGTGTTTCAGAAGAACAG
The nucleotide sequence above comes from Vallitalea okinawensis. Encoded proteins:
- a CDS encoding nucleoside/nucleotide kinase family protein — encoded protein: MKTNRPNVIAISAVSGGGKTTIINNLKEKLPNVKTFYFDDYDFNGPKDFKEWVENGADYNEWDLDPFISDIKCLLSNKSSVEWILLDYPFAYKNDCMSKYIDYALFIDTPLDIAMARRILRDFGNTSKKNISDELTCYMNFGRAAYIEMLNQVKPSSDMIIDGLLDIDEIVSSILQSIIKEEETIL
- a CDS encoding DUF4303 domain-containing protein, translating into MLYKRLLKRNHFQQLEKELKVACLEVIEKLRTSDDNDDIYAFALDVDEDYGTIVIAVNSESLLSARIQEVYPTYTEERINGVSGLKYNTGDFSLTYPADNMSENLKVLSNTYYDVLVNADYSRYEKQIFQYKCKFLETMVSVLDGISGAFSKLNTTDDFIYYVIQHDVSEEDILSLMRRTNSCNRINSIFPEFEGFDSFKLDITSSMSKHEQVKYWIQCYLDFMMEHESQSVRRLHKLKKNRFDVKNEIIDLGEYSIDELLILAERYGRELEHTFEWLIPMKERLKLLRTWTDEEKKIYTSRTIEGELAVDFLMMIKEIGRVDAATTQRLYNLLNDVFQKNREFRRNGLVIPVIARTLHTIDPTKYPEPVIGSSDNKLVNYKEFGLS